The Ranitomeya variabilis isolate aRanVar5 chromosome 7, aRanVar5.hap1, whole genome shotgun sequence DNA window AATAAACCAGGACGCCGCTTTCCAGAATGTTCTTAATGTAggatgttaaaaataaataaacaaataaaaataatgcGGCCTGTCGTTGATTTTGCCGTTGAGGTCCATGGCCGGTCGTACATACGTTGGTTTCAGGTTTTTGGATATATTTCCCACTTCAACATATGAGACTGTCCTTACTAACATTAGTGCTGCTGCTGGTTTTCCAAACAAGTTTTATTATTTGTTGCTTAGGAGTTGAGCAAAGAAATCAGAAAAGTGTGTGTTTTAAAATCTGGCACATTTCAAAATGTCAAATTATAATTTAGTTGAAAACAtctgaaaaatttcacccacatCCATAATGGCCGGCGGGTCCCTGTTCAAACTACTTTAACTCCAGGAAAGAGGTGCTGGAGCGCCCCCTGGTGTCTGATTCGGCAAGCAGGGTGGTCCCGGTATACTCCGGACTGATGGTGAATATTTACAGGGTGGTCCCTCGGTTTTCCCAACCTTCTGGATGGTGCTGTTTCCCCATGTTTGGCCGCGGTGCTAATGTCCGCCATGTCTTGTGCTTTCTCTCCCAGGAGCTCAGGGCGGATCCGTCGCTGCCGCTCTCCTGGATGATGGCACCTTTGAGGTCAGGGCGGTGACTCGGGACACCAGCAAACCGGCAGCTGAGAAGCTAAAGGAGGCCGGAGCGGAGGTCGTGTCCGCGGATCTGGACGATGAGAAGAGCCTGGAGGCCGCCCTGAGCGGGGCGTATGGGGCGTTCCTGGTCACCAACTTTTGGGAGCATTTCAACAAGGAGAAAGAGATCACACAGGTAACGGCGCCATTACTAGACTGTCGCATGATGTGGGATTCATCCTGGGCCTCCTGGTTCATGTAAGGAGCGCTGCTCTGGATCCTGATAACACTCTTATAAACTTCTCCAGGGTAAACTGATCGCAGATCTGTCCAAGCGTCTCGACCTGGAGATTGTGGTCTTCAGCGGCCTGGAGAATGTGAAGAAACTGACGGAGGGAAAGCTGGAGGTGCTGCATTTTGATGGAAAAGGAGAAATTGAGGAATATTTCCGTGAGATCGGGGTCCCCATGATCAGCGTGAGGCTTCCCTGTTACTACGAGAACCTGCTGACCTTCTTCAGGCCCCAGAAGAACAAGGACGGTGATGGCTACTCACTAGGTACAAGGAACGTTCCGTCACTCGTCATTAATGAGGGAGAGGCCTTCATAGCTTTATAGAGGGGACGCCCAAAATGGCTGCTGTCACAAGGCACCAATTATACAGGAAGTGGACGATTTTCAGCCTCTTTCTACCCACAAACCATTGAACTGAGTCTTCTCCATCCCTGGTTCCATTGTCACAACAtcggtgctgcagccaatcactgagctgggCCAAAGTAGACGGTCCgaaccgctgagctcagtgattggctgcagtgctggtaTAATGACCGCTGCAGCGAAGACTTAGTCGGCACTGGACCCAGTGAGGTAAAGTCTGTTTTAGGCCTTAAGAGCCATCGCTGGTTTTCACAGATGACTCGTGTCTGGGGCCATTCCCATGTCCACAATGCTTCATTGACCGAGTGGTCAGTGGAAAATCTCATGAATGTACAATTACTATCCGTGGGGAATCAATATCCACCATGAAAATCAATGGGTGGGGGGACACATTGCCCTGACATCGTGTGTGGCCCCACTCCTTTCCCCACCCTCTGAGAATAACCCGGCTCCCTTCCCTCATACGTGACAATCGTCTGTCTGACTGAGGCCTTACACTGAGCTTATGGGCAAAAACAAATGCCCACAGGGACAATTTCTCTGCCTTTCCAACTACTGGGGTCCTCGCTGTGAATGGAGCAGGAGGGTGCGTATTCGACTGCTGCTCTACTAAGGGGGACCAGAACCCTCCATCCTCAAATGCTGAGGGTCCCACCAGATGGACCTCCACTATCTGACACGATGATATTTTATGGGAAGGCCTCCTCCATCCATGCAGGACTTCTGTTCAGGGGCCTATGAAGACTGAGTGGACCCTTGTAATGGCTGCACAGAGGCCTCGTTGTCTCCCTGAGGCGCTGCGTTCAGATCTGCGCAGGGAATCTCCTAATGTCGGTCACTCGGCACGTTACTGCCCCCTACTGGTGCAGAGTATTATCATGCAGATCaactgattgcagctctggagcatagtgAAACTAATGTTCTATTCATGATCTCTGCTAGCTGTCAGTGACTGGTCATATGCTTGTCTACATCCATAGTTGAAGTCTCTGGATATTATGTtctacagctgagggtttgttgcaGTCTGCTCCTTCTCTTTCCAGCCATCCCGATGGGTGATGTGCCCCTGGATGGGATGTCCGTCAAAGATGTGGGCGGCGTGGTGGTCAGCATTCTGAAGTCGCCGTCAGAATACGTGGGCAAGAACATCGGACTGAGCACGGAGAAGCTGGAGGTGGAGCAGTATGCGGCCATAATGTCCAAAGTCACCGGCAAGGACATCAAAGACGCCCAGGTGAGATCAGCGGCTTCTATCTCCCTCAGATATGACACCGCCATAATGGCCGCCACAGTGTAGTCTGGGCATTACGAGGCAGCCATCCCGTGCTTTATACTCGCTGGGCACAGGGTGGCGTTCACCCGCTCACAACCAGAGCTGCATTTACACTTCTGCTCACTTAGCTGGATCTGATATTACAGGACAATCTCCTCTGCCTAACAGGACTGATACCAGAGAGCAGTAGCTTGTAGTGAGGCCTGTGCTGTAATGTCCCTTGTGTGTATTTTGCCCACAGATCACCCCTGAAGCGTACGAGAATCTCGGCTTCCCCGGAGCGGCGGAGCTGGCCAACATGTTCCGCTTCTACATCACAAAGCCCGACCGGGACGTGGACATCACCTTAAAGCTCAACCCCAAAGCCAAGACCTTCCAACCATGGATGGAGGAGAACAAGGAGGCGTTTAAGGACTTGTGAAGTGACTTGTAGTGGAGGAAAGACTGTGAAATACTGAAACCTCGGGGCTGCTTTAGAAAAACTAGTGCATGGAGACAGGTGGGAGGAAGTATTGTGACCGTAGCAACCAATCAAAACCCGGCTCTCACTCCTGAGACTCCATGTGGAAGATAAAAGCTGTAACCTGATTGGCTGCTATACACTGCCTGTCCTAGTTTTTGGGACCATTACTGTGAAACGCCCGGGACCGCAGGTCTCCGGTTTTCTATATTTTTGTCTAATAAAACAACAATTTCTGAACTGTGACATTAGTGTGTGAAAGGGGATGATGGTTTCTGGGGAAATACAAGGCCACGGATCCATTAGTGTCACTAGCAACCTTTGAAAATGagcattggttgctatgggtaacacgGCCACatatggacgccggagggtgatgtGTTCTAGTGTCGGCGCCCCCCGGAGGGGAACAGTATAGTGATTAGCAGATCTGTGGCGGCCATTGTATGACGGTGCTGTTCACACTGCAGTATAGATTTCCTGTCAGGTCGGTGCGACAACTCCCTCTAAGACTGACATGAATGAATACAACAC harbors:
- the LOC143785371 gene encoding nmrA-like family domain-containing protein 1 isoform X2, coding for MTLQSPLPQGAQGGSVAAALLDDGTFEVRAVTRDTSKPAAEKLKEAGAEVVSADLDDEKSLEAALSGAYGAFLVTNFWEHFNKEKEITQGKLIADLSKRLDLEIVVFSGLENVKKLTEGKLEVLHFDGKGEIEEYFREIGVPMISVRLPCYYENLLTFFRPQKNKDGDGYSLAIPMGDVPLDGMSVKDVGGVVVSILKSPSEYVGKNIGLSTEKLEVEQYAAIMSKVTGKDIKDAQITPEAYENLGFPGAAELANMFRFYITKPDRDVDITLKLNPKAKTFQPWMEENKEAFKDL
- the LOC143785371 gene encoding nmrA-like family domain-containing protein 1 isoform X1; this translates as MADKRVFVVFGATGAQGGSVAAALLDDGTFEVRAVTRDTSKPAAEKLKEAGAEVVSADLDDEKSLEAALSGAYGAFLVTNFWEHFNKEKEITQGKLIADLSKRLDLEIVVFSGLENVKKLTEGKLEVLHFDGKGEIEEYFREIGVPMISVRLPCYYENLLTFFRPQKNKDGDGYSLAIPMGDVPLDGMSVKDVGGVVVSILKSPSEYVGKNIGLSTEKLEVEQYAAIMSKVTGKDIKDAQITPEAYENLGFPGAAELANMFRFYITKPDRDVDITLKLNPKAKTFQPWMEENKEAFKDL